In Sorghum bicolor cultivar BTx623 chromosome 10, Sorghum_bicolor_NCBIv3, whole genome shotgun sequence, one genomic interval encodes:
- the LOC110430967 gene encoding uncharacterized protein LOC110430967, with amino-acid sequence MSIPKTEIKAIDRRRRAFFWTGEDTCHGSKCLVAWDNVCASKSHGGLGVKDLELQNRCLLMKFIDKLFASEDASWKKWILHEAESLDTSATGVDGYLWKIVNDELSTFGLTLDDAADVRLMKLNGKRYTAKAAYVALDTRGDAQDAHGHRVWSTRVPNKVKIFSWLYYKDRLSTRANLFAKHILADEECEQCSGGVEDRHHVFFTCPVSAEVWGMLHFADVASLPDAETWEFTPPAGLDSTLWPFVLQTILWRLWDARNGVVFRAENPTGRSIVSRVCDDLVIWHNRLRDGQAIANLNAWRRYLTSCNSAVTAAPIGA; translated from the exons ATGTCTATCCCTAAAACTGAGATTAAAGCTATTGATCGTCGGCGCCGCGCTTTCTTCTGGACTGGTGAAGATACGTGCCATGGTTCTAAATGCTTGGTTGCCTGGGATAACGTCTGCGCTAGCAAAAGCCATGGGGGGCTTGGCGTGAAGGACCTTGAGCTCCAAAATCGTTGCCTGCTCATGAAATTCATTGACAAGCTGTTTGCCAGTGAGGATGCTTCATGGAAAAAATGGATCCTGCATGAGGCTGAATCCTTAGATACCTCCGCAACTGGAGTCGATGGGTATCTCTGGAAGATTGTTAATGATGAACTCTCCACATTC GGACTGACACTGGATGATGCCGCAGACGTCAGACTCATGAAGCTCAATGGGAAGAGGTACACTGCTAAGGCTGCCTATGTCGCCCTAGACACTAGGGGGGACGCACAGGATGCCCATGGCCATCGCGTCTGGAGCACGCGTGTGCCGAACAAGGTTAAGATTTTCTCCTGGCTCTACTACAAGGATAGGCTGAGCACACGGGCCAACCTCTTTGCTAAACACATCCTGGCTGATGAAGAATGCGAGCAGTGCTCCGGAGGCGTTGAGGATAGACACCACGTCTTCTTCACCTGCCCTGTTAGCGCCGAGGTCTGGGGTATGCTTCACTTCGCCGATGTTGCCTCCCTCCCAGATGCGGAGACCTGGGAATTCACCCCCCCTGCTGGTCTGGACAGCACGCTTTGGCCCTTCGTTCTACAGACCATTCTCTGGAGGCTCTGGGATGCAAGAAACGGTGTCGTCTTCAGGGCTGAAAATCCCACTGGTAGATCGATTGTCTCCCGTGTTTGTGATGATCTTGTAATATGGCATAATCGTCTTAGAGATGGTCAAGCGATAGCTAATCTAAATGCTTGGCGCCGCTACCTCACCTCCTGTAATTCTGCTGTAACTGCTGCtccgattggagcatga
- the LOC8071315 gene encoding GDSL esterase/lipase APG — MASLTVVSLLVASAAMMTMMMSGGGGGGVQAQPIVPAVISFGDSTIDVGNNNYLPGAVFKADYAPYGQDFVSHEATGRFSDGKIVTDITAETLGFESYAPPYLSPQASGKNLLIGANFASAASSYYDDTAAMYDAITLTQQLKYYKEYQSKLGAVAGRAKAGAILADALYVVSTGTGDFLQNYYHNASLSRRYNVHQYCDLLAGIFSGFANELYRLGARRIGVTSMPPLGCLPASIRLYGEGKDACVPRLNRDAETFNQKLNATVRALKRRHADLKVAIFDIYTPLRQLAQDPAAYGFGNARGTCCQTGTAKTRVYLCNPTTAGTCRNASSYVFFDGVHPSEAANVFMAESMVDAGIELVT; from the exons ATGGCGTCGTTGACGGTCGTGTCCCTGCTTGTAGCGTCGGCggcgatgatgacgatgatgatgagcggtggcggcggcggcggcgtgcaggCGCAGCCGATTGTGCCGGCGGTCATCTCGTTCGGCGACTCCACCATCGACGTCGGCAACAACAACTACCTCCCCGGCGCCGTGTTCAAGGCCGACTACGCGCCGTACGGGCAGGACTTCGTGAGCCACGAGGCCACCGGCCGCTTCTCCGACGGCAAGATCGTCACCGACATCACCG CTGAAACGCTCGGCTTCGAGAGCTACGCGCCGCCGTACCTCAGCCCGCAGGCGTCCGGGAAGAACCTGCTCATCGGCGCCAACTTCGCCTCCGCGGCGTCCAGCTACTACGACGACACGGCGGCCATGTAT GACGCGATCACGCTGACCCAGCAGCTCAAGTACTACAAGGAGTACCAGTCGAAGCTGGGCGCGGTGGCCGGGCGCGCCAAGGCTGGCGCCATCCTCGCCGACGCGCTCTACGTCGTCAGCACGGGCACCGGCGACTTCCTCCAGAACTACTACCACAACGCCTCCCTGTCCCGCCGCTACAACGTCCACCAGTACTGCGACCTCCTCGCCGGCATCTTCTCCGGCTTCGCCAAC GAGCTGTACAGGCTGGGAGCGCGGCGGATCGGCGTCACGTCCATGCCGCCGCTGGGCTGCCTGCCGGCGTCCATCAGGCTGTACGGCGAGGGCAAGGACGCGTGCGTGCCGAGGCTCAACCGCGACGCCGAGACCTTCAACCAGAAGCTGAACGCCACCGTCAGGGCGCTCAAGCGGCGGCACGCCGACCTCAAGGTCGCCATCTTCGACATCTACACGCCCCTCCGCCAGCTCGCCCAAGACCCGGCGGCTTATG GCTTCGGGAACGCGAGGGGTACGTGCTGCCAGACGGGGACGGCCAAGACGAGGGTGTACCTCTGCAACCCGACGACGGCCGGAACGTGCCGGAACGCCAGCAGCTACGTGTTCTTCGACGGCGTCCACCCGTCGGAGGCTGCCAACGTCTTCATGGCGGAGTCCATGGTCGACGCGGGCATCGAGCTGGTCACCTAG
- the LOC8071313 gene encoding uncharacterized protein LOC8071313, with product MLGSDDACCCGSVDDWLFFVHRNGGCSLMNPFSKATRDLPKLDIEWFNPSFRYDSYFTKLAVPSPMQSSPGSFVAALILDGGGTIQAQLYVSFATSNPMAVTDAKAKYTQLEQETSERTAFSRSSLFPRPQQSRAAMAAPPFHLPLLLAFLLLSTATATAAAHSQHLHHHGHGPHTHHHHRSPSMMTATARLDTAPSMHQNRMESESEETRQSLRVLNPFFTTVAAQAPSGEDAMAAMGAAADAADTTRLDLPSPPPPLLAAVDPMPSSLAPLQPQAEEAGSSESEPAAPPPVVDEPYRDATSPPLPPPVVAEPFRDATSPPPPPLVVVETYRDATIPPPPLVVYEAYRDAASPPPPLPVVYETYRDAASPPPPPPVVDEPYRDVASPPPPVHDDAARVVSSSTGDDLGLQQIAKVLASLGYNEMASSATLLADTASVAAWPGAITVFAAPDAFLQHSCPECLRGHLLLDHMALGYFPYAELAAAPAMKLPSASVGFCLDVAAQPQRGPFSVHHASLYVNGVMVSEPELYDDGRYVVHGLHGFIPPLSHASCVDDDDAHAHPNHQVHLHQHRRHHHLSARSAATSAATAASVVRIMIREAISRLRDSGFGFVALAMRVKFAELEKLSNLTVFALDDQVIFTGGGHGYVSAVRFHIVPGHRLTRADLLLLRPGTVLPTLAGEDQKLVITLGAGSATDEVRINYIPVKEPDVVINSRVAVHGIYLPFPRLHLANLAASVAVASDLQTNDSCGVGGPFGDCASTPMTSATIPADPGYGDGQ from the exons ATGCTGGGATCAGATGATGCCTGTTGCTGTGGTTCCGTTGATGACTGGCTCTTCTTTGTGCATCGTAATGGTGGGTGCTCACTGATGAACCCTTTCTCCAAGGCCACAAGGGACCTTCCTAAGCTAGACATCGAGTGGTTCAATCCAAGCTTCAGATATGATTCTTATTTTACTAAGCTGGCAGTGCCCTCGCCCATGCAATCATCACCAGGTTCTTTTGTTGCTGCGCTGATCTTGGATGGTGGTGGTACAATTC AAGCACAACTCTACGTTTCATttgccacgagcaatccaatgGCTGTAACCGACGCAAAAGCAAAGTACACACAGCTGGAGCAGGAGACGAGCGAAAGGACA GCTTTCAGCCGCAGCAGCCTTTTCCCTCGCCcgcagcagagcagagcagccaTGGCGGCTCCGCCGTTCCACCTGCCCCTCCTCCTCGCCTTTCTGCTCCtctccaccgccaccgccaccgccgccgcccactCTCAGCACCTCCATCACCACGGCCACGGTCCCCatacccaccaccaccaccgctccCCGTCCATGATGACGGCCACTGCCCGCCTCGACACCGCGCCATCCATGCACCAGAACCGCATGGAGTCGGAGTCGGAGGAGACCCGCCAGTCGCTGCGCGTCCTCAACCCCTTCTTCACCACCGTGGCCGCCCAGGCTCCCTCGGGCGAGGACGCCATGGCGGCGATGGGCGCGGCCGCGGACGCCGCGGACACCACGCGGCTCGACCTTCCCtcgcctccccctcccctcctcGCCGCGGTGGATCCGATGCCGTCCTCCCTCGCGCCGCTGCAGCCGCAGGCTGAGGAGGCGGGGTCGTCCGAGTCGGAGCCCGCTGCTCCTCCTCCCGTCGTCGACGAGCCGTACCGCGACGCGACGAGCCCTCCGCTTCCTCCACCCGTCGTCGCCGAGCCGTTCCGCGACGCGACGAGCCCTCCGCCTCCTcctctcgtcgtcgtcgagacgTACCGCGACGCGACGATCCCTCCGCCTCCTCTCGTCGTCTACGAGGCGTACCGCGACGCGGCGAGCCCTCCACCTCCTCTTCCCGTCGTCTACGAGACGTACCGCGATGCGGCGAGccctccgcctccacctcccGTCGTCGACGAGCCGTACCGCGACGTGGCGAGCCCTCCGCCTCCCGTCCACGACGACGCTGCGCGGGTGGTGTCCTCGAGCACGGGCGACGACCTCGGCCTGCAGCAGATCGCCAAGGTGCTCGCGTCGCTGGGGTACAACGAGATGGCTTCGTCGGCCACGCTCCTCGCCGACACGGCGTCCGTCGCGGCATGGCCCGGGGCGATCACCGTCTTCGCGGCCCCCGATGCCTTCCTCCAGCACTCCTGCCCTGAGTGCTTGCGAGGCCACCTCCTCCTCGACCACATGGCCCTGGGCTACTTCCCCTACGCCGAGCTCGCTGCCGCGCCCGCGATGAAGCTCCCGTCGGCCTCCGTCGGCTTCTGCCTCGACGTCGCCGCCCAGCCACAGCGCGGGCCCTTCTCCGTCCACCACGCCAGCCTGTACGTCAACGGCGTCATGGTCTCGGAACCTGAGCTCTACGACGATGGCCGCTACGTCGTGCACGGGCTCCACGGCTTCATCCCGCCGCTCTCCCACGCCTCctgcgtcgacgacgacgacgcgcaTGCACATCCCAACCACCAAGTCCACCTCCACCagcaccgccgccaccaccacctcagcGCCAGATCGGCAGCCACCTCGGCCGCGACCGCCGCCTCCGTCGTGCGCATCATGATCCGCGAAGCCATATCCCGCCTCCGCGACAGCGGCTTCGGCTTCGTGGCGCTGGCCATGCGCGTCAAGTTCGCCGAGCTGGAGAAGCTGTCCAACCTCACGGTGTTCGCGCTCGACGACCAGGTCATCTTCACCGGTGGAGGCCACGGCTACGTCTCGGCGGTGCGCTTCCACATCGTCCCCGGGCACCGCCTCACCCGCGCCGACCTCCTGCTCCTCCGCCCCGGCACCGTACTTCCCACCCTGGCGGGCGAGGACCAGAAGCTCGTCATCACCCTCGGCGCCGGCTCCGCCACCGACGAGGTCCGGATCAACTACATACCCGTGAAGGAACCAGACGTGGTGATCAACTCGCGCGTCGCCGTCCACGGCATCTACCTTCCGTTCCCACGCCTTCACCTCGCCAACCTCGCCGCCTCAGTGGCCGTCGCCTCCGATCTCCAGACGAACGACAGCTGCGGCGTCGGGGGACCCTTCGGCGACTGCGCCTCCACACCGATGACCTCTGCGACGATCCCAGCTGATCCGGGCTACGGCGATGGGCAGTGA